One Scomber scombrus chromosome 1, fScoSco1.1, whole genome shotgun sequence DNA segment encodes these proteins:
- the irx6a gene encoding Iroquois homeobox protein 6a translates to MVTKEAAMSFSQFGYPYNATSQFFVSANPSTTCCDSISRSVSDGTGGSQTAAAAAAAASFCCPSYENRLLASSRTELNAALGMYSSPYAAAAAASQNYANYFPYSTDPSAIYSTLNPQYDIKDSTGTLHSGITQTAAYYPYDHSLGQYQYDRYGTVDFNGTARRKNATRETTSTLKTWLYEHRKNPYPTKGEKIMLAIITKMTLTQVSTWFANARRRLKKENKMTWSPKNKAGDDRKDDINKSDVECVTKDSSDCRDDKDLHLSDLDDMDNDDCDKLDSDCEKVAADEQDIQRAMAVAGAPQKRDCSSELHLSLTNSFHTFPCAIKSVTTLPPLPSDFLDPVVSKTPSSTGSTGTLSLSHFEASDKPRIWSLARTAASGVILSPQHGSEQRTGNSTGDCQLQSTRLTGAPTGQCGGMRGLHESSIVTSAENPFPEGSSLRSKVYSTGSYSHKGLQLHCSSYAALPDTCQYSTIEGFSSGKAETQSSDLSEACGTMQDDKVTAFRPVMKR, encoded by the exons ATGGTAACAAAAGAAGCAGCTATGTCTTTCTCGCAATTTGGATACCCTTACAATGCAACTTCACAG TTTTTCGTGTCGGCAAACCCCAGTACGACTTGCTGCGATTCGATTTCCAGGTCGGTCTCTGACGGGACAGGCGGCTCCCAgaccgccgccgccgccgctgccGCTGCCTCCTTCTGCTGCCCGTCGTACGAGAACCGGCTCCTGGCGAGCAGCCGGACGGAGCTGAACGCAGCGCTGGGGATGTACAGCTCTCCCTACGCCGCAGCGGCCGCCGCCAGCCAGAACTACGCCAACTACTTCCCCTACAGCACCGACCCATCCGCTATCTACTCCACTCTG AACCCACAGTACGACATCAAGGACAGCACAGGCACTTTACACTCTGGCATCACTCAAACGGCTGCATACTATCCTTATGATCATTCACTGGGCCAGTATCAATACGACAG ATATGGGACAGTAGACTTTAATGGCACAGCCAGAAGAAAGAACGCAACTCGAGAAACCACCAGCACCCTGAAAACATGGTTGTATGAGCACCGCAAGAACCCCTACCCCACCAAGGGAGAGAAGATCATGTTGGCCATCATCACCAAAATGACCCTCACCCAGGTGTCCACCTGGTTCGCCAACGCCAGGAGGAGGTTAAAGAAGGAGAACAAGATGACCTGGTCGCCAAAGAATAAGGCCGGCGATGACAGGAAGGATGACATTAACAAGAGCGACGTAGAATGTGTCACCAAag ATTCTAGTGATTGCAGGGATGACAAAGATTTGCATCTGAGTGATCTGGATGACATGGACAATGATGACTGTGACAAGCTGGACAGTGACTGTGAAAAAGTGGCAGCAGATGAGCAGGACATCCAGAGAGCCATGGCAGTGGCTGGAGCCCCTCAAAAGAGAGACTGCAGCTCTGAGCTGCACCTGAGTTTAACTAACAGCTTCCACACGTTCCCCTGTGCCATCAAAAGTGTGaccaccctccctcctctcccgtCTGACTTCCTGGATCCTGTAGTGTCAAAGACACCCTCTTCCACTGGCTCCACGGGAACATTGTCCCTGTCTCACTTTGAAGCATCAGATAAACCACGGATTTGGTCTCTGGCTCGTACAGCGGCTTCAGGTGTCATCCTGAGCCCTCAGCATGGATCTGAGCAGAGGACAGGCAACTCGACTGGGGACTGCCAGCTCCAGAGCACCAGGCTTACCGGGGCCCCTACTGGACAGTGTGGGGGCATGAGAGGCCTCCACGAATCAAGCATTGTCACCAGTGCTGAGAACCCCTTCCCTGAGGGCTCGTCTTTACGCTCCAAAGTCTACAGCACTGGCAGCTACAGTCACAAGGGCCTCCAACTGCACTGTTCATCCTATGCTGCACTCCCAGACACATGCCAGTACTCCACCATTGAAG GATTCTCTAGTGGCAAAGCAGAGACACAGTCATCTGACCTCAGTGAAGCCTGTGGGACCATGCAGGATGACAAGGTCACTGCATTCAGACCAGTGATGAAGAGGTGA